A window from Malassezia japonica chromosome 1, complete sequence encodes these proteins:
- a CDS encoding uncharacterized protein (SECRETED:SignalP(1-28); EggNog:ENOG503PKEW) — translation MYSKRTSLIRFSLLALVVTVLTAQSTVAAPVHTHGRRHFGNAHHIAARDGHQAVAQSDDHNLGGGASVDLSKVFGQALGGVLKVNGDIDYQHRQGSQKDNTSRSSSFNSQPTSSHSSSSSSSSSSSSPSSSSSHSSKHPSHSSHPSHSSHSSHSSHPSHSSHPSHSSHSSHSSHSSHSSKHSPSSSHHGNSKHAKESPCSDDKSKSHSSHHKPTPSHHGKSKDAKESPCSDDKSKSHTSSKPTKSSSSHTPTPSHASKDEEPCEEDEEPVPSSSASNPKHASRPAHLNSKSASSSSSPSGARNMAVNTGASSKSSSSGGFYRIGLSTGSEAVPFTGDSSESHASAGGRIASVQTSSKEPGGNLPNQSVITNNPKYGFMEAQHDLYALRKWAGDLKDLESKQDRNETLMALFDAASRYYPDVDTQKVVRIMLADIKTESDFEQDNNSGARLDSGHSLGLLQVSPGKSAQELPLFQKAAASAANIYSWTVGQGSAEEVSKGGRSVLGALKDFKTGKEIDLKNLSKEDLSKPWVNIHVAMWVQSNLARTGSLDPSNWDKVASASKAVRAAYKPAVNKIVDSSSASSGAGSSAGSGSGSGSGSDSGSASSNAGSSADSNSGSDIGSNSGSAMSGASSGAGSSSGMTKRAKKSKGKSSASSSADSSAGGASTTFSESEYQSKLKALDKALKGKSHQKPTFATGLGSWVAGPAGDGGGYKASGDDISGQYFKHISKGLSVMYTGSDKESSKYGQSWLDDIKLVPGLVDYNK, via the coding sequence ATGTACTCGAAGCGTACCTCGCTCATCCGCTTCAGTCTCCTCGCCTTGGTCGTTACCGTGCTCACGGCGCAGAGCACTGTTGCGGCACCGGTGCACACGCATGGCCGCCGTCACTTTGGCAACGCACATCACATTGCGGCGCGTGACGGCCACCAGGCCGTGGCGCAGTCGGACGATCACAACCTGGGCGGCGGTGCTTCGGTCGACCTGAGCAAGGTCTTtggccaggcgctcggcggcgtgctcaaGGTCAACGGCGACATCGATTACCAGCACAGGCAGGGGTCGCAGAAGGACAACACGTCGCGTTCTTCGTCGTTCAACTCGCAGCCGACTTCGTCgcacagctcgagctcgtcgtcgtcgtcgtcgtcgtcgtctccgtcgtcgtcgtcgtcccaTTCGTCGAAGCACCCTTCGCACTCGTCGCACCCTTCGCACTCGTCGCACTCGTCGCACTCGTCGCACCCGTCGCACTCGTCGCACCCGTCGCACTCGTCGCACTCGTCGCACTCGTCGCACTCGTCGCACTCTTCAAAGCACTCCCCTTCGTCGTCGCATCACGGCAACTCGAAGCATGCCAAAGAGTCTCCGTGCTCGGACGACAAGTCCAAGTCGCACTCGTCTCACCACAAGCCCACGCCTTCTCACCACGGCAAGTCCAAGGATGCCAAGGAgtcgccgtgctcggaTGACAAGTCCAAGTCGCACACTTCTTCGAAGCCGACCaagtcgagctcgtcgcacACCCCTACGCCTTCGCACGCATCCAAGGATGAGGAGCCTTGTGAGGAGGATGAGGAACCTGtgccctcgtcgagcgcctcgaacCCCAAGCATGCTTCGCGCCCTGCTCACCTCAATTCGAAGTCGGCCTCtagctcgagctcgccgagcggtgCTCGCAACATGGCCGTGAACACGGGTGCCTCGTCCAAGTCCTCTTCCTCCGGTGGTTTCTACCGCATTGGCCTCTCGACCGGAAGCGAGGCGGTACCGTTCACCGGCgactcgtccgagtcgcacgcctcggcgggcggccgcATTGCTTCGGTCCAGACCAGCTCCAAGGAGCCCGGAGGAAACTTGCCCAACCAGTCCGTCATCACCAACAACCCCAAGTACGGCTTCAtggaggcgcagcacgacttgtacgcgctgcgcaagtgGGCCGGTGACCTGAAGGACCTGGAAAGCAAGCAGGACCGCAACGAGACGCTCATGGCTCTGTTCGACGCCGCTTCGCGCTACTACCCCGACGTGGATACCCAGAAGGTGGTGCGCATTATGCTTGCCGACATCAAGACCGAGTCCGACTTTGAGCAGGACAACAACAgcggtgcgcgcctcgactcGGGCCACAGCCTTGGTCTCCTGCAGGTGAGCCCTGGCAAGAgcgcgcaggagctgccTCTCTTCCAgaaggccgcggcgagcgctgctAACATCTATTCGTGGACTGTTGGCCAAGGCTCCGCAGAAGAGGTGAGCAAGGGCGGCCGCTCtgtcctcggcgcgctgaaGGACTTTAAGACGGGTAAGGAGATTGATCTCAAGAACCTCTCGAAGGAGGACCTTTCGAAGCCTTGGGTCAACATTCACGTCGCGATGTGGGTGCAGTCAAATCTTGCTCGTACCGGCAGCCTGGACCCCTCGAACTGGGACAAGGTCGCGTCCGCGAGCAAGGCGGTGCGTGCTGCCTACAAGCCTGCGGTGAACAAGATTGTcgactcgagcagcgcctcgtcgggtGCGGGTTCGAGCGCAGgctccggctcgggctctgGCTCGGGCTCCGACTCGGGCTCTGCCTCTTCGAACGCTGGTTCGTCCGCTGACTCCAACTCGGGCTCGGATATTGGCTCTAACTCGGGCTCGGCCATGTCAGGTGCGTCTTCGGGCGCTggctcgtcctcgggcaTGACCAAGCGTGCGAAGAAGAGCAAGGGcaagtcgagcgcgagctcgagcgctgACTCGAGTGCGGgtggcgcgtcgacgaccttCAGCGAGAGCGAGTACCAGAGCAAGCTCAAGGCGCTGGACAAGGCACTCAAGGGCAAGAGCCACCAGAAGCCGACGTTTGCGACCGGTCTCGGCTCGTGGGTCGCTGGCCCCGCCGGTGACGGCGGTGGTTACAAGGCCTCCGGCGATGATATCAGTGGCCAGTACTTCAAGCACATCAGCAAGGGTCTGTCTGTGATGTACACCGGAAGCGACAAGGAGAGCAGCAAGTACGGTCAATCTTGGCTGGACGACATTAAGCTGGTCCCTGGCCTGGTTGACTACAACAAGTAA
- a CDS encoding uncharacterized protein (SECRETED:SignalP(1-28); EggNog:ENOG503PKEW): MFSKRTSLIRWSLLALVFTVLTAQTAVAAPVHLHGGRHLSNAHHLAARDQTKGSAFDGLNSQPRLGVKTGGEKVSNSSSSSAPHESTAHEIVRQSDNQNLGGGASVDLSKIFGQAFGGVLKVKGDVDYKHTQGSDKNTTVTATISHSSKHKPTSSHSHSKSSSSSSTHSPSSSHSSHHHKSKHHGHSSKHSSKHSSEHSSEHSSKHSSKHSSKHSSKHSSNSKHSTPSKHSSSPKHSSTSTKSSSKSTTPSGARNMAVNADKSGETSKAHSASKGGFYRIGLETGSKAIPLTSSSSSSSSDSNSSGARIAAATTAQEPSGNLPNQSVITNNPSYGFLEAQNDLYAIRKWAGDLKNLASKENRNETIMALFNAATRYYPDVDTKTVVRVMLADIKAESDFEADNNSAARLDSGNSLGLVQVSPDGSSQELSLFTKAVQAENNCYSWTVGQGTDAELKCGGFSTLGPLLDFKTGKQLDVSKLTKSDLSRPWINLHVAMWLQSNYGRTGSQDPSTWSKVSSASKAVRQAYQPAIVEILGTSSSSNSNSSSSSNSGSNSGSNSGSNSTSNSGSNSGSNSGSNSGSNSGSNSGSNSGSNSGSNSGSNSGSSASSNAGSSSGSNSGSNSGNNSTDTNIFDSPNNNLSSSIEKRAKSTSGANSSASSGSGSSSSSGSGSFSASTYSSKLKSLDSALKGKSNQKNTFATSLGSWVAGAAADSGGYKTSGDDISTKYFKNIAQGLSVLYTGSDKESSKYGQSWLDNIELVPGLIDYTQ, translated from the coding sequence ATGTTTTCCAAGCGTACTTCGCTGATCCGCTGGAGTCTCCTGGCACTGGTCTTTACCGTGCTCACGGCACAGACCGCCGTGGCGGCGCCTGTGCACTTGCACGGTGGCCGCCACCTGAGCAACGCTCAccacctcgcggcgcgcgaccagACCAAGGGCAGCGCCTTTGACGGTCTCAACTCGCAGCCGCGTCTGGGCGTCAAGACTGGCGGCGAGAAGGTGTCgaactcgagctcgagctcggcgccgcacgagaGCACTGCGCACGAGATCGTGCGCCAGTCTGACAACCAGAACCTTGGTGgtggcgcctcggtcgacCTGAGCAAGATCTTTGGTCAGGccttcggcggcgtgctcaaGGTCAAGGGCGACGTTGACTACAAGCACACCCAGGGCTCGGACAAGAACACGACGGTGACGGCGACGATCTCGCACTCTTCGAAGCACAAGCCGACTTCGTCGCACTCGCACTCGaagtcgagctcgagctcgtctaCGCACTCTCCCTCGTCCTCGCACTCGTCGCACCACCACAAGTCCAAGCACCACGGCCACTCCTCGAAGCACTCCTCGAAGCACTCGTCGGAACACTCGTCGGAGCACTCCTCGAAGCACTCCTCGAAGCACTCCTCGAAGCATTCCTCGAAGCACTCGAGCAATTCGAAGCACTCGACCCCTTCGAAGCACTCGAGCTCTCCGAAGCACTCGAGCACTTCCACAAAGTCTTCGAGCAAGTCGACGACcccgagcggcgctcgcaACATGGCGGTGAACGCGGACAAGTCTGGTGAGACCTCGAAGGCGCACAGCGCGTCCAAGGGTGGTTTCTACCGCATTGGTCTCGAGACTGGCAGCAAGGCGATCCCCCTtacctcgagctcgtcgtcttcgtcgtcggacTCGAACAGCTCGGGTGCGCGCATTGCGGCGGCCAcgacggcgcaggagcCTAGCGGCAACCTGCCCAACCAGTCGGTGATCACCAACAACCCCAGCTACGGTTTCCTTGAGGCACAGAACGACCTGTACGCGATCCGCAAGTGGGCTGGTGACCTGAAGAACCTGGCGAGCAAGGAGAACCGCAATGAGACGATCATGGCTCTCTTCAACGCTGCTACTCGTTACTACCCCGATGTGGACACCAAGACGGTCGTCCGTGTTATGCTTGCCGATATCAAGGCCGAGTCGGACTTTGAGGCGGACAACAACAGtgccgcgcgtctcgacTCGGGCAACAGTCTTGGTCTGGTCCAGGTGAGCCCTGACGGCTCCTCGCAGGAGCTTTCGCTCTTCACCAAGGCGGTCCAGGCTGAGAACAACTGCTACTCGTGGACGGTTGGCCAGGGCACGGATGCCGAGCTCAAGTGCGGTGGTTTCTCGACGTTGGGCCCCCTTCTTGACTTCAAGACgggcaagcagctcgacgtgaGCAAGCTGACCAAGTCCGACTTGTCGCGCCCTTGGATCAACCTGCACGTTGCGATGTGGCTCCAGTCGAACTACGGCCGTACCGGTTCGCAAGACCCCTCGACCTGGTCGAAggtgtcgagcgccagcaAGGCTGTGCGTCAGGCCTACCAGCCCGCCATTGTTGAGATCCTCGGtaccagcagctcgtcgaacTCGAACTCGTCTTCGAGCTCGAACTCGGGCAGCAACTCGGGCAGCAACTCGGGTAGCAACTCGACCAGCAACTCGGGTAGCAACTCGGGTAGCAACTCGGGCAGCAACTCGGGCAGCAACTCGGGCAGCAACTCGGGCAGCAACTCGGGCAGCAACTCGGGCAGCAACTCGGGCAGCAACTcgggcagcagcgccagcagCAACGCGggcagcagctcgggcAGCAACTCGGGCAGCAACTCGGGCAACAACTCGACCGACACCAACATCTTCGACAGCCCCAACAACAACCTGAGCAGCTCGATCGAGAAGCGTGCCAAGTCGACTTCGGGTGCCAACTCCTCGGCGAGTTCTGGCTCtggctcgagctcgagctcgggctCTGGCTCCTTCAGCGCGAGCACCTACTCGAGCAAGCTGAAGTCGCTGGACTCGGCTCTCAAGGGCAAGAGCAACCAGAAGAACACCTTTGCCACGTCGCTTGGTTCGTGGGTTGCCGGTGCGGCTGCCGACAGCGGTGGCTACAAGACGTCGGGCGACGACATCAGCACGAAGTACTTCAAGAACATTGCGCAGGGTCTCTCGGTGCTCTACACCGGAAGCGACAAGGAGAGCAGCAAGTACGGCCAATCCTGGCTCGACAACATCGAGCTGGTTCCGGGTCTGATTGACTACACTCAGTAa
- a CDS encoding uncharacterized protein (COG:D; COG:N; EggNog:ENOG503P6RS), with translation MASAVPRPGEAPDEAVQILAHLTQHRQVRGCVTLTTDGRVLWSGGAAFVAGEGEATDALERVVQFVRDMLDVVTRHVDEVEADDELSLLRVRTKKYELLVTPSQKYVLVVMQEPGSG, from the exons ATGGCCTCTGCCGTGCCGCGTccgggcgaggcgccggacgaggcggtCCAGATCCTTGCGCACCTTACGCAGCACCGCCAGGTGCGGGGATGCGTTACACTTACAACGGATGGCCGTGTGCTAtggagcggcggcgccgcgtttGTCGcgggcgagggcgaggccACCGACGCGttggagcgcgtcgtgcagtTTGTGCGCGACATGCTCGACGTCGTCACGCGCCACGTCGACGAAGTCGAAGCGGACGACGAACTGAGCttgctgcgcgtgcgcaccaaGAAATACGAGCTGCTTGTCACACCAA GCCAAAAATACGTGTTGGTCGTGATGCAAGAGCCGGGCTCGGGATAG
- the MAD1 gene encoding [phosphatase 2A protein]-leucine-carboxy methyltransferase (EggNog:ENOG503NWBJ; COG:D; BUSCO:EOG092630UB): protein MAERPTSLSTPQARVAAQRRTEGGAGSSLPMPSRRTISETRASVRDTPQSVRRTPSSLGGSGGPLGAYRSLSRSGSTPLRSSTSLGKRTISSTDLLEPGALATPKDTPKRTLVSSGLATGPRARPLAELPEAPQRSEAYELTMLRTEYDRRIEEEQRAHRHLESQIRSQARELEVLKCQRVEVLNEWEAERAAQRQKHEDWHASKHALEQELAALRSETLQLREAKNEALAQVNEVQSTSHAEQSQLRTDLIAAQSDAAQAQEQAQHWQQVSERLRAENAELEQAKEGGMRSAPVDDEEVTMLKEQLSQQIAAVHRLETSQTRLTTENARLAEACQGAEILRETNRSLEAKAKRMDALHDDLLKKDQELGTLRAEQEKWSHILRQGVQTDEHAAFVAAANVEADVPKVELPASLTHETLAPYVSTLRGTIMGLSARIEGLTHSVEQLRSSNVTLERQARQGSENESNLARELSEKATALMRVQRQHDVQADELRRCKELLATFETEAQGSETYDQVQSQRIADLETRFASAQQECMSLASRLEDAERAAADAAERAQTAVAPAATSDADRRALGEARTALASLEARYAELEAQAQALGAENDQLYTRVGRGEFDQTRVKCLTLQDNPVSRDYAIRTATLDALRKENEGLLRQIESLHEQLKAAGASSQPAGDSDTVVPLQTVENLKRELAQLEETIQLKDKGMLRLKQVFTAKANEFREAVQSLFGYKLRFLENGKVKLTSAYARGARVTTLVFRSEEGNVGEMKLQGEAADGLANVAHLRDYWLSDGIRHSVPCFLAALNLELYENTTQAIRGAFGAPEEE, encoded by the exons ATGGCGGAGCGACCCAcgtcgctctcgacgccgcaggcgcgcgttgccgcgcagcggcgcacggaaGGAGGCGCGGGGTCATCGCTGCCGATGCCCTCGCGCCGTACCATCTCGGAAACACGCGCTTCGGTGCGCGATACGCCGCAAagtgtgcgccgcacccCGAGCTCGCTCGGAGGGTCCGGcgggccgctcggcgcttACCGCAgcttgtcgcgctcgggatcgacgccgctgcgcagcagcacgagccTCGGAAAGCGCACTATCTCGTCTAcggacctgctcgagccgggcgcgctcgcgacaCCCAAAGACACGCCGAAACGCACCTTGGTCTCGTCTGGCCTCGCGACGgggccgcgtgcgcggcccctcgccgagctgcccgaggcgccgcagcgatCCGAGGCATACGAGCTGACCATGCTACGCACCGAGTACGaccggcgcatcgaggaggagcagcgcgcgcaccggcacctCGAGTCCCAAATACGCAgccaggcgcgcgagctcgaggtgctcaaatgccagcgcgtcgaggtgctgaACGAGTGggaggcggagcgcgccgcgcagcgccaaaAGCACGAAGATTGGCACGCGTCCAAGCACGcactcgagcaggagctcgcggcgctccgcagcgagacgctgcagctgcgcgaggccaagaacgaggcgctggcgcaggtGAACGAGGTGCAGAGCACgtcgcacgccgagcagtCGCAGCTCCGCACGGATCTCATCGCGGCGCagtcggacgcggcgcaggcccaagagcaggcgcagcatTGGCAGCAGGtcagcgagcgcctgcgtgccgaAAACGCCGAGCTGGAGCAGGCCAAAGAGGGAGGCATGCGCTctgcgccggtcgacgacgaggaagTTACCATGCTCAAGGAGCAGCTGAGCC AACAAATTGCCGCGGTACACCGCTTGGAGACGTCGCAGACGCGCCTCACGACCGAgaatgcgcgcctcgccgaggcgtgccaaggcgccgagATCCTCCGCGAGACCAaccgctcgctcgaggccaaggcgaaGCGCatggatgcgctgcacgacgacCTGCTCAAGAAGGACCAGGAGCTgggcacgctgcgtgccgagcaggaaAAGTGGTCCCACATCCTCCGGCAAGGCGTGCAGACCGACGAGCATGCGGCGTTTGTCGCTGCCGCGAAtgtcgaggccgacgtGCCGAAAGTCGAGCTCCCCGCCTCGCTCACGcacgagacgctcgcgccgtACGTCTCGACGCTCCGCGGGACGATCATGGGGCTGTCTGCGCGTATCGAGGGGCTCACCCActcggtcgagcagctgcgctcctccaacgtcacgctcgagcgccaggcgcgccaGGGCTCTGAGAACGAGTCGAATCTCGCACGCGAACTCTCGGAAAAGGCCACGGCGCTGATGCGTGTACAGCGCCAGCACGACGTGCaggcggacgagctgcggcggTGCAAGGAGCTCCTTGCTACGTTTGAGACCGAAGCACAGGGCTCCGAGACGTACGACCAGGTGCAGTCGCAGCGTATCGCGGATCTCGAGACGCGCTTCGCCTCTGCACAGCAAGAGTGCATGtcgctcgcctcgcgcctcgaggacgcggagcgcgctgcggccgatGCGGCCGAACGTGCGCAGACGGCCGtggcgcctgcggcgaCCAGTGACGcggaccgccgcgcgttGGGCGAAGCGCGGACCGCACTCGCGTCTCTTGAGGCGCGCtatgccgagctcgaggcacaggcgcaggcgctcggtgcggaAAACGACCAGCTCTATACGCgtgtcggccgcggcgaaTTTGACCAGACGCGCGTCAAGTGCCTGACGCTCCAAGACAATCCGGTGTCGCGCGACTATGCGATCCGCACTGCGAccctcgatgcgctgcgcaaagagAATGAAGGATTGCTCCGCCAGATCGAGtcgctgcacgagcagctcaaggcggccggcgcgtcgtcgcagCCCGCGGGCGACTCTGACACAGTCGTGCCGCTACAAACGGTCGAGAACCTCAAGCGTGAGCTGGCTCAGCTCGAGGAAACGATCCAGCTAAAGGACAAAGGCATGCTGCGTCTCAAGCAGGTCTTTACGGCCAAGGCCAACGAGTTccgcgaggccgtgcagTCGCTCTTTGGATACAAGCTGCGCTTCCTCGAGAACGGCAAGGTGAAGCTCACGTCGGCGtacgcacgcggcgcgcgcgtcacCACGCTCGTCTTCCGCTCCGAAGAGGGCAACGTGGGCGAGATGAAGCTGCAgggcgaggccgccgacggcctTGCCAATGTCGCGCATCTACGTGACTACTGGCTGAGCGACGGCATCCGGCACAGCGTACCATGCttcctcgcggcgctcaacCTCGAGCTCTACGAAAATACCACCCAGGCCATCCGCGGCGCGTTTGGCGCGCCGGAGGAGGAATAG
- a CDS encoding uncharacterized protein (COG:K; EggNog:ENOG503NVSQ), with protein MAAVCNAGPSFAYDPSSSSSAEYTLSSLPPSPPRQGASQEEVFRYHLTVELQKMGSQPDKTLLDRLVKQHYPLVQKQRESATAEPPSIEQGAASAAEATSVLTPPASVGDAFSPAERWSADAEGDDDLPSNLLNLDFTEDVDQQMDSALYVPPFIDPIAPQETPGFDTASAFVQDKEASAPPGETSIDPQLVLSQPEPVAPDAPLFPSLTLPEPNVPMKSESPAPMPMVAEEPESDTTFTAFTPMRLDQPTPSRPKLDMRATSPDVENLRPSMEEYNKLSSKEKRQLRNKISARNFRNRRKEYITLLEDQIQERDRIIESLKDQLSSLRIQNSDLTNEVRSYQTRAPSVDMSKLLGALQRSSDEATRSPRLSAQNGLVVPNMRKDVSPSPRSSSPTSSFWGGVPSLAQSAPAMVA; from the exons ATGGCGGCCGTTTGTAACGCCGGCCCGTCCTTTGCGTACGACCCATCGTCATCATCGAGTGCGGAGTACACACTATCGTCCCTGCCGCCCTCGCCCccgcgccaaggcgcgtcgcaggaGGAGGTCTTT CGTTACCACCTCACCGTCGAGCTCCAGAAAATGGGGTCACAGCCTGACAAGActctgctcgaccgcctggtCAAGCAGCACTACCCCCTCGTGCAAAAGCAGCGCGAGAGCGCCActgccgagccgccgtcgatcgagcaaggcgccgcgagtgcggccgaggccacGTCGGTGCTCACGCCGCccgcgagcgtcggcgacgcatTTAGCCCTGCCGAGCGCTGGTCGGCAGACGCagagggcgacgacgacctccCGTCGAATCTGCTGAACCTCGACTTTACCGAAGACGTCGACCAGCAGATGGACTCGGCGCTCTACGTACCCCCGTTCATCGACCCGATTGCGCCGCAAGAGACGCCCGGCTTTGATACCGCTTCGGCCTTTGTACAGGACAAGGAGGCGAGTGCGCCACCGGGCGAGACTTCGATCGAtccgcagctcgtcctctcgcagcccgagcccgtggcgcccgacgcgcccctTTTTCCCTCTCTAACGCTTCCCGAGCCAAACGTGCCGATGAAGAGCGAGTCTCCCGCCCCCATGCCGATGGTGGCCGAGGAGCCAGAGAGTGATACCACCTTTACCGCTTTTACGCCGAtgcgcctcgaccagcCGACGCCCTCCCGCCCGAAGCTAGACATGCGTGCGACGAGCCCCGACGTGGAAAACCTCCGCCCGTCGATGGAAGAGTACAACAAGCTGTCCAGCAAGGAAAAGCGGCAGCTGCGGAACAAGATCTCGGCGCGCAACTTCCGCAACCGCCGGAAGGAATACATCACCTTGCTCGAGGACCAGATCCAGGAGCGCGATCGGATCATCGAGAGCCTCAAGGACCAgctctcgtcgctgcgcatccAAAACAGCGACCTAACGAACGAAGTGCGGTCGTACCAgacacgcgcgccgtccgtcGACATGTCCAAACtgcttggcgcgctgcagcgcagctCGGACGAAGCCACCCGTTCCCCGCGCCTCAGCGCGCAAAACGGCCTGGTGGTGCCCAACATGCGCAAGGACGTGAGtccctcgccgcgctcctcctctCCGACATCCTCCTTTtggggcggcgtgccgagcctcgcgcagagcgcgccggcaaTGGTCGCCTAG
- a CDS encoding uncharacterized protein (COG:Z; EggNog:ENOG503P8TI), giving the protein MGDIAAEKRQLTIKTGVVRRLSKELWMYTVEAKEQDAKVQQFIADNREAWEVRKQEEILKDCTQMVPDTKRRLSDAVVDLDAYLHGLDEATKETDEYRSAVEALDKSKESP; this is encoded by the exons ATGGGCGATATCGCCGCGGAGAAACGCCAGCTGACCATCAAGACGGGTGTCGTGCGGCG ACTGTCCAAGGAGCTGTGGATGTACACggtcgaggccaaggagcaggACGCCAAGGTGCAGCAGTTTATCGCCGATAACCGCGAGGCATGGGAAGTGCGCAAGCAG GAGGAAATTCTCAAGGACTGCACACAAATGGTGCCGGACaccaagcgccgcctctCGGACGCGGTCGTGGACCTGGACGCGTACTTG CACGgactcgacgaggcgaccAAGGAAACGGACGAGTACCGTAGTGCAGTCGAGGCCCTGGACAAGTCAAAGGAGAGTCCGTAG